In a genomic window of Kwoniella mangroviensis CBS 8507 chromosome 2, whole genome shotgun sequence:
- a CDS encoding tryptophan-tRNA ligase, whose translation MSLTPDQTSKTQSGAMTPGAIATELSKLDLPAPSGLKLTLPADPKSPSSAGAGAGPNSALSAGGNSLFSPVGTDDTGDISGPEPEALTVARRKARSESVSEQLSTTLSEMKLPQPERIFGPSDDQNAQDQGPEKKQGVSPEDWDKVKLDDEVPEAVKEPKRMTHSRHTSRADAAVPRTPTIKEDPEPSSSSHNVAKEQKVTPFDVEGEVDADGKDLGIDYDKLTKRFGASLISQELLDRFERLTGQKPHPLLRRGTFYSHRDFNSILDRYEKGQPFYLYTGRGPSSDSMHMGHLIPFMFTAYLQRVFNVPLVIQVTDDEKYLLERDIKKQAELMKKIKGKKPLDLLRHYKKMGQDNIKDIIACGFIPEKTFIFSDLANVGGAFYENVVLMAKTITQSQSRNVFGFTDSDNIGMFHFAAVQATPSFSNSFPQIFGARDDIPALIPCAIDQDPYFLLTRDAADKLHYKKPALLHSKFLPALQGAGTKMSASKENTAIFMTDDPKKIAKKIKSHAFSGGGATQEEHRSKGGNPDVDIAYQYLSFFEDSDEKMEKLAKEYRAGTLSTSEMKAACIEKLQEVVAEFQKNRSEVTDEKLAYFQDPTRKIDPRPKPKEAAEAAPGA comes from the exons ATGTCGTTAACACCCGACCAAACCTCAAAGACTCAATCAGGAGCCATGACCCCCGGTGCGATCGCAACGGAACTATCCAAACTCGACTTGCCTGCTCCTAGCGGCCTCAAGCTGACTCTTCCGGCTGATCCCAAATCCCCTTCGAGTGCTGGAGCCGGAGCTGGACCCAATAGCGCTTTATCTGCTGGGGGGaattccctcttctctcctgtGGGGACGGATGATACAGGTGATATCTCTGGACCTGAACCGGAGGCTTTGACTGTAGCAAGGAGAAAGGCAAGATCTGAAAGTGTCTCTGAACAATTGTCTACCACATTATCGGAAATGAAATTACCTCAACCTGAAAGGATCTTCGGTCCATCAGACGATCAGAAcgctcaagatcaaggtccGGAGAAGAAACAGGGGGTATCACCTGAAGATTGGGATAAGGTGAAATTGGACGATGAAGTTCccgaagctgtcaaagaACCTAAGAGGATGACTCACAGTAGACATACTTCCAGAGC CGACGCAGCCGTCCCAAGGACACCTACGATTAAAGAAGATCCcgaaccttcttcatcttctcataACGTAGCCAAGGAACAGAAAGTCACGCCGttcgatgtggaaggtgaagtagatGCGGATGGTAAAGATCTTggaat CGATTACGATAAACTCACGAAACGTTTCGGAGCATCTTTGATTTCTCAGGAATTATTAGATAGATTCGAAAGATTGACAGGTCAAAAACCTCATCCCTTATTGAGGAGAGGTACTTTCTATTCCCATCG TGATTTCAACTCGATACTCGATCGATACGAGAAAGGGCAACCGTTCTACCTGTATACGGGTAGAGGCCCATCGAGCGATTCGATGCATATGGGTCATTTGATTCCCTTCATGTTCACTGC CTACTTGCAGAGAGTCTTCAATGTTCCTCTTGTGATTCAAGTGACAG ACGACGAAAAATACCTTCTCGAACGAGATATCAAGAAACAAGCTGAActcatgaagaagatcaaaggaaagaaaCCTCTCGATCTGTTGCGACATTACAAGAAGATGGGTCAAGATAATATCAAAGATATCATCGCTTGTGGTTTCATACCGGAGAAGACGTTCATCTTTTCCGATTTGGCTAATGTCGG CGGTGCTTTCTACGAGAATGTTGTACTCATGGCTAAAACCATCacccaaagtcaaagtagAAACGTGTTCGGTTTCACTGACTC GGACAACATCGGAATGTTCCATTTCGCAGCTGTCCAAGCTAcaccatccttctccaactccTTCCCTCAGATCTTCGGTGCTCGAGACGATATCCCAGCTTTGATCCCTTGTGCCATTGACCAGGATCCTTAT TTCCTTCTGACAAGAGACGCCGCCGATAAATTGCATTACAAGAAACCCGCATTACTCCACTCCAAATTCCTTCCCGCCCTCCAAGGAGCCGGTACCAAGATGTCCGCCTCCAAGGAGAACACCGCCATCTTCATGACCGATGATCCCAAGAAGATcgccaagaagatcaaatcccaCGCTTTCTCTGGTGGTGGTGCTACTCAGGAGGAACACAGGTCGAAAGGAGGTAATCCCGATGTGGATATCGCTTATCAGTATTTGAGTTTCTTTGAGGAcagtgatgagaagatggagaaattgGCCAAG GAATACCGAGCGGGTACTTTGAGTACATCAGAAATGAAAGCTGCTTGTATTGAGAAATTGCAAGAGGTCGTTGCTGAGTTccaaaag AACCGATCTGAAGTGACCGATGAGAAACTCGCCTACTTCCAAGATCCAACGAGGAAGATTGATCCTCGACCTAAACCCAAGGAAGCGGCTGAAGCTGCGCCTGGTGCGTAG